A region of the Candidatus Acidiferrales bacterium genome:
TGAGCTATGGGAAATGCTCACTCTGATGCAAACCGGCAAATTGCCCGAGCATCACCTGATTCTGATTTACGGCAGAAAATATTGGGACAAAGTACTGAACTGGCGCACCATGGTCAATTCAGGAACCATCAGCAAGCGCGAATTCAATCTGCTGCAGTTCGCGGACACAGTTGATGAGGCTTTCGTGCGCATTCGCACCGGTCTCGAACAGTATCATTTGGTGCTGGACGCAGATTGGGAAGGATAGGCCGCAGCTGATTTGCTGCGAAGTGAGTCCTTTGCCTTCGATGAATCATCCGATGGAAAAGCGGAGCCGCGTATCGGGATAAAGGAGGAGTCATGCAAGAGAGACATTTTCTGGAAACGACAATCGAGCAGTTTCGCGGGCAAAAAAAGCTTGCGGACAAGGCCATGGACCAACTGAACGACGAGCAATTTTTTGCGTCGCTCGGCGCGGAATCAAACAGCATCGCCCTAATCCTGAAACACGTTGCGGGAAACCTGCGGTCACGATGGACGGATTTCCTGACGACCGATGGAGATAAATCCGATCGAAACCGCGACACGGAATTTTTGAACGAAGAGCGAGACACACGCGCGAGCCTGGTGGAGCGCTGGGAAGCCGCATGGCAAGTAACGCAGGACGC
Encoded here:
- a CDS encoding DinB family protein codes for the protein MQERHFLETTIEQFRGQKKLADKAMDQLNDEQFFASLGAESNSIALILKHVAGNLRSRWTDFLTTDGDKSDRNRDTEFLNEERDTRASLVERWEAAWQVTQDALEELTPADLDKTVTIRSEPHTVVRAIQRSLAHTAQHVGQIILLAKHYAGAQWQTLSIPRGKSQEFQKQLEKKHGA